A genome region from Aurantiacibacter sp. MUD61 includes the following:
- a CDS encoding NADP-dependent isocitrate dehydrogenase codes for MAKIQVKNPVVELDGDEMTKIIWQWIRERLILPYLDIDLKYYDLSIEKRDETDDQITVDAANAIKEHGVGVKCATITPDEARVEEFDLKKMWRSPNGTIRNILGGVVFREPIVIDNVPRLVPGWTDPIVVGRHAFGDQYRATDTLIPGAGKLRLVFEGEDGEKIDLDVFEFEKSGVAMAMYNLDESIRDFARASFNYGLDRGWPVYLSTKNTILKKYDGRFKDLFQEIFDAEFADKFEEAGIHYEHRLIDDMVAAALKWNGKFVWACKNYDGDVQSDIVAQGFGSLGLMTSVLMTPDGKTVEAEAAHGTVTRHYRQHQEGKATSTNPIASIFAWTRGLMYRGRFDNTPDVVAFAETLERVCIECVENGKMTKDLALLIGPSQNWMTTEQFFEAIVEGLEAKMKEQGLG; via the coding sequence ATGGCAAAAATTCAGGTCAAGAATCCGGTCGTCGAGCTTGATGGCGACGAAATGACGAAAATCATCTGGCAGTGGATCCGCGAGCGGCTGATCCTGCCCTATCTCGACATCGACCTGAAGTATTACGACCTGTCGATCGAGAAGCGTGACGAGACCGATGACCAGATCACGGTCGATGCCGCCAATGCGATCAAGGAGCATGGTGTTGGCGTAAAGTGCGCCACCATCACGCCGGACGAAGCACGCGTCGAAGAATTCGACCTCAAGAAAATGTGGCGTTCGCCCAACGGCACGATCCGCAACATCCTTGGCGGCGTGGTTTTCCGTGAGCCGATCGTGATCGACAACGTGCCGCGCCTCGTCCCGGGCTGGACCGATCCCATCGTGGTCGGCCGACACGCCTTTGGTGACCAGTACCGCGCCACCGACACGCTGATCCCGGGTGCGGGCAAACTGCGCCTCGTCTTCGAAGGCGAAGACGGCGAAAAGATCGACCTCGACGTGTTCGAATTCGAAAAGTCCGGCGTCGCCATGGCGATGTACAACCTCGACGAGAGCATTCGCGACTTCGCGCGCGCCAGCTTCAACTACGGCCTCGACCGTGGCTGGCCGGTGTATCTCTCGACCAAGAACACAATCCTCAAAAAATATGATGGCCGCTTCAAGGACTTGTTCCAGGAGATTTTCGACGCCGAATTCGCCGACAAGTTCGAAGAAGCCGGCATTCACTACGAACACCGCCTGATCGACGACATGGTCGCCGCCGCGCTGAAGTGGAACGGCAAGTTCGTGTGGGCCTGCAAGAACTACGACGGCGACGTGCAGTCGGACATCGTCGCGCAGGGCTTCGGCTCGCTCGGCCTGATGACCTCCGTGCTGATGACGCCGGATGGCAAGACCGTGGAAGCGGAAGCTGCGCACGGCACCGTCACCCGTCACTATCGCCAGCACCAGGAAGGCAAAGCGACCTCGACCAACCCGATCGCCAGCATCTTCGCATGGACGCGCGGCCTTATGTATCGCGGCCGTTTCGATAACACGCCTGACGTCGTGGCTTTCGCCGAGACGCTCGAGCGGGTGTGCATCGAATGCGTCGAAAACGGCAAGATGACGAAGGACCTCGCGCTCCTCATCGGCCCGAGCCAAAACTGGATGACGACCGAGCAGTTCTTCGAAGCCATCGTCGAAGGCCTCGAAGCCAAGATGAAAGAGCAGGGCCTCGGCTAA
- a CDS encoding type III polyketide synthase, translated as MADPMTDSHRIPPTPRINAIATAVPPSDVHTRYTEWAARQLPDRSAAVFARMEQRSGIAHRYSVLTGADAALESGSFYMADDPPGTAERMHRYTEEAPGLALEAIGKLPSLDGVTHLVVASCTGFMAPGLDQVLARKLNLAPTVERVSIGFMGCYAGVTMLRTAAHIIRSQPEAKVLAVSLELCSLHLQETDDLEAMLAMGQFADGAAAVLLSGEGEGLGLGEGLSAALEESEDLITWTVGDTGFAMHLSGAVPGRLADALDDADLQSTICGETRPKAWAIHPGGRSILDAVERALELPKEALSASRGVLHDFGNMSSATVLFVLQRLMAEKPESGVALAFGPGLAMEGVRFGWESGDA; from the coding sequence GTGGCTGACCCGATGACGGACAGCCACCGCATCCCCCCTACCCCGCGTATTAACGCCATCGCGACGGCTGTCCCGCCGAGTGACGTTCATACGCGCTATACCGAATGGGCCGCCCGGCAATTGCCGGATCGCAGCGCGGCGGTGTTCGCGCGCATGGAGCAGCGCAGCGGCATCGCGCATCGCTATTCCGTGCTGACGGGTGCAGACGCGGCGCTGGAAAGCGGCAGCTTCTACATGGCGGATGATCCGCCCGGCACGGCTGAACGCATGCACCGGTATACTGAAGAGGCACCCGGCCTCGCGCTGGAGGCCATCGGCAAGCTCCCCTCGCTGGACGGTGTGACGCATCTGGTGGTCGCCAGTTGCACCGGCTTCATGGCCCCTGGCCTCGATCAGGTATTGGCCCGCAAGCTTAACCTCGCGCCGACGGTCGAGCGCGTCAGCATCGGCTTTATGGGGTGTTATGCCGGTGTCACCATGCTGCGCACCGCCGCCCATATCATCCGGTCCCAGCCCGAGGCGAAGGTTCTTGCCGTTTCACTGGAACTTTGTTCGCTGCATTTGCAGGAGACAGACGACCTCGAAGCCATGCTGGCCATGGGCCAATTCGCCGATGGAGCGGCGGCTGTGCTGCTCAGCGGTGAAGGCGAAGGGCTCGGCCTGGGCGAAGGGCTTTCCGCCGCGCTGGAAGAGAGCGAAGATTTGATCACATGGACCGTGGGCGACACCGGCTTTGCCATGCACCTGTCAGGCGCGGTGCCCGGGCGCCTTGCCGACGCGCTGGATGATGCAGACCTGCAATCCACCATTTGCGGCGAGACGCGGCCCAAGGCATGGGCCATCCATCCCGGTGGTCGCTCGATCCTCGATGCCGTCGAACGCGCGCTCGAGCTTCCCAAGGAAGCCCTCTCCGCCTCGCGCGGCGTGCTGCACGATTTCGGCAATATGTCCTCGGCAACCGTCCTCTTTGTCCTCCAACGTCTAATGGCCGAAAAGCCGGAAAGCGGCGTCGCGCTCGCCTTCGGCCCCGGCCTCGCCATGGAAGGCGTGCGTTTCGGCTGGGAGAGCGGCGATGCTTGA
- a CDS encoding NAD(P)/FAD-dependent oxidoreductase: protein MRIENPLILGAGPAGCAAAICLARTGETPLLLDRDEHVGDPLCGGFLSWRTAQQLGDLGIDLEQTGAHRVSQLRLFHEDRHVELPLPHPAYGLSRHALDTVMRAKAIEAGAQLEFDTIRGLDPGVAHGQSQDWRSDAIFLATGKHDVRGQSRPRDDKDTALGLRLRLPASAQRTGLLEDAIELHLFDGGYVGIVLQEGGSANICLAVRKSALASHGGSPETLFAELAEQIPALAGRLGDDWHDANTDTIGAVPYGWICRETQPGLYRLGDQAAVIPSLAGEGISIAIASGVAAANAHAAGKGAERYQQDFARRAARPVGLARMGWHLAETRLGARGALALARIAPRLIAQFADWARIQAPPPLAR from the coding sequence ATGCGTATCGAAAATCCGCTGATCCTGGGTGCTGGTCCAGCGGGCTGCGCGGCTGCGATCTGCCTTGCGCGGACTGGCGAGACGCCGCTTCTTCTGGACCGGGACGAGCATGTCGGCGATCCGCTTTGCGGGGGCTTTCTCAGCTGGCGCACAGCGCAGCAGCTTGGCGATCTGGGGATCGATCTGGAGCAGACGGGCGCACACCGCGTCTCCCAGCTCCGGCTGTTCCACGAGGACCGCCATGTCGAGTTGCCCTTGCCCCATCCCGCATACGGCCTGTCCCGCCATGCGCTCGACACGGTAATGCGCGCGAAAGCGATTGAAGCTGGTGCGCAGTTGGAATTCGACACGATCCGCGGGTTGGACCCCGGCGTCGCGCATGGGCAGTCGCAGGATTGGCGATCCGACGCGATCTTCCTCGCCACCGGCAAGCACGATGTGCGCGGCCAATCACGACCGCGCGATGACAAGGACACCGCACTCGGCCTGCGGTTGCGCCTGCCTGCCAGTGCGCAGCGCACTGGCTTGTTGGAAGATGCGATCGAGCTCCATCTGTTCGACGGCGGCTATGTCGGCATCGTCTTGCAGGAAGGCGGCTCCGCCAATATCTGCCTCGCGGTGCGCAAATCCGCTCTCGCCAGCCACGGCGGTTCGCCCGAAACGCTCTTTGCCGAGCTTGCCGAGCAGATCCCGGCGCTGGCGGGGCGGCTGGGTGACGACTGGCACGACGCAAACACCGACACCATCGGCGCAGTACCCTATGGCTGGATATGCCGGGAAACGCAGCCCGGTCTCTATCGGCTGGGCGATCAGGCGGCCGTTATCCCTTCTCTCGCAGGTGAAGGCATTTCAATTGCCATTGCGAGCGGCGTTGCGGCTGCCAATGCTCATGCGGCGGGGAAAGGGGCCGAGCGCTACCAGCAGGACTTTGCCCGCCGCGCAGCGAGGCCGGTCGGTCTCGCCCGCATGGGCTGGCATCTCGCCGAAACCCGTCTTGGCGCGCGCGGAGCCCTCGCTCTTGCCCGCATTGCGCCCAGATTGATCGCGCAATTTGCCGATTGGGCAAGGATTCAGGCGCCCCCTCCCCTTGCGCGGTAA
- a CDS encoding acyl-CoA dehydrogenase C-terminal domain-containing protein, producing MQVYEAPIRDMRFNLEELHEDDGFGNLEGFEDFDEDMRAAILEEANKLCRDVLLPLNWPGDQQGCRIENGVVRTPDGFPEAYKQFCEGGWAGLVVDQKWGGQGAPHSLAKCVEEMSCSTNLSFGLYPGLTGGAMVSLEAYGSEDQKNFYLPKMANGEWSGTMCLTEPHCGTDLGMLRTKAEPQEDGSYLITGNKIFISAGDHDLAENIIHLVLARLPDAPAGVKGISMFLVPKFMPKDDGSLGDRNPVNATAIEHKMGLKASATCQMSFDGAKGWLVGPENRGLEAMFAMMNTERVAVGIQGLGMGEIAYQSSVYYAKDRLQGRSLSGVKNPDGPADPIIVHPDVRRMLMTMRAYNEGCRSVSAWVSRALDAEHASTEPEARARAKDFVALMTPVVKALFTDLGHEAAHLAIQLHGGHGYIQETGIEQFARDARIAQIYEGANGIQALDLVGRKLPDRMGRNLRSFFHPVSQFIEDHAQDEHIGKMVGSLQQSFGALQLSTGHIAQKGMKDPEEAGAAAYDYLHLLGFVAMGYCFAKAAKIAKQKLEEGTGDETFYKAKLTTAQFFFDRLLPPATAKFMAIKSGKASMMDMPEDAF from the coding sequence ATGCAAGTCTATGAAGCCCCCATTCGCGACATGCGCTTCAACCTTGAAGAGCTGCATGAAGATGACGGTTTCGGAAATCTCGAAGGTTTCGAGGATTTCGACGAGGATATGCGCGCCGCCATTCTGGAGGAAGCGAACAAGCTTTGCCGCGACGTACTGCTGCCATTGAACTGGCCGGGTGACCAGCAGGGTTGCCGCATTGAAAACGGTGTCGTGCGTACGCCCGACGGTTTCCCCGAAGCTTACAAGCAGTTCTGCGAAGGCGGCTGGGCCGGCCTCGTGGTCGACCAGAAATGGGGCGGCCAGGGTGCACCCCACAGCCTCGCCAAATGCGTCGAGGAAATGAGCTGTTCCACAAACCTGTCTTTCGGCCTTTATCCGGGCCTGACGGGCGGTGCGATGGTTTCGCTCGAAGCCTATGGCTCGGAAGATCAGAAGAATTTCTACCTGCCGAAGATGGCCAATGGCGAATGGTCGGGCACGATGTGCCTCACCGAACCGCATTGCGGCACCGATCTCGGCATGCTGCGCACCAAGGCAGAGCCGCAGGAAGACGGCAGCTATCTGATCACCGGCAACAAGATTTTCATCTCCGCCGGTGACCACGACCTCGCCGAAAACATCATTCACCTCGTGCTCGCGCGTCTTCCCGATGCGCCCGCAGGCGTGAAGGGTATTTCGATGTTCCTCGTGCCGAAGTTCATGCCGAAGGATGACGGTTCGCTGGGCGATCGCAACCCGGTCAACGCCACGGCAATCGAGCACAAGATGGGTCTCAAGGCATCGGCAACCTGCCAGATGAGCTTTGATGGCGCCAAGGGCTGGCTCGTCGGCCCGGAAAACCGCGGTCTAGAAGCCATGTTCGCCATGATGAACACTGAACGCGTCGCTGTGGGTATCCAGGGCCTCGGCATGGGCGAAATCGCCTATCAGTCCTCCGTTTACTACGCGAAGGACCGCCTGCAGGGTCGCTCGCTTTCGGGCGTAAAGAACCCCGATGGCCCCGCCGATCCGATCATCGTGCACCCGGATGTGCGTCGCATGCTGATGACCATGCGCGCCTACAATGAGGGCTGCCGTTCGGTCTCCGCATGGGTCAGCCGCGCACTCGATGCCGAACACGCATCGACCGAGCCGGAAGCCCGCGCCCGCGCGAAGGATTTCGTCGCCCTGATGACGCCGGTGGTGAAGGCCCTCTTCACCGACCTCGGCCATGAAGCTGCGCATCTGGCGATCCAGCTGCACGGTGGCCACGGCTATATACAGGAAACCGGGATCGAGCAGTTTGCGCGCGACGCGCGCATCGCGCAGATCTATGAAGGCGCGAACGGCATTCAGGCGCTCGACCTGGTCGGCCGCAAGCTGCCCGATCGCATGGGCCGCAACTTGCGTTCGTTCTTCCACCCGGTGAGCCAGTTCATCGAAGATCACGCGCAGGACGAGCACATCGGCAAGATGGTCGGCTCGCTCCAGCAGAGCTTCGGCGCGCTGCAGCTTTCCACCGGCCACATTGCGCAAAAGGGAATGAAGGATCCGGAAGAGGCAGGCGCTGCCGCTTACGATTACCTCCACCTGCTTGGCTTCGTCGCGATGGGTTATTGCTTCGCCAAGGCGGCCAAGATCGCCAAGCAGAAGCTGGAAGAAGGCACCGGTGACGAGACCTTCTACAAGGCCAAGCTGACGACCGCGCAGTTCTTCTTCGACCGGCTGCTGCCGCCTGCGACCGCCAAATTCATGGCGATCAAGAGCGGCAAGGCCAGCATGATGGACATGCCGGAGGACGCATTTTGA
- a CDS encoding cold-shock protein, with protein sequence MAKTGTVKFFNADKGYGFIQPDDGSADSFVHITAVQAAGMDTLDKEQRLNYDVEQGRNGKESAVNLSAAD encoded by the coding sequence ATGGCCAAGACTGGCACCGTAAAATTCTTCAACGCAGACAAGGGCTATGGCTTCATCCAGCCCGACGATGGCTCTGCTGACAGCTTCGTGCACATTACTGCCGTACAGGCAGCGGGCATGGATACGCTCGATAAGGAACAGCGCCTGAACTACGACGTAGAGCAGGGCCGCAACGGCAAGGAAAGCGCTGTAAACCTTTCGGCTGCCGATTGA
- the putP gene encoding sodium/proline symporter PutP, producing MNIATIVALALYFILMIGIGLYAWKRSTEDSEGYLLGGRNLPPAVAALSAGASDMSGWLLLGLPGALYLSGLVEAWIGIGLFVGAVVNWVVVAPRLREQTVRYGNALTIPQFLANRFPDQATALRVVSAIIIVVFFAVYSAAGLVGGGLLFESTFFQGEVLGMSPYMAGVLLTALVVLAYTMVGGFLAVSLTDFVQGCIMVVALVVMPLVVLFGDGAAESAAVLREIDPGFLSLASDMSVIAFLSLIAWGLGYFGQPHIIVRFMAIREGGVKTARNIGLGWMLVALVGAVGVGVLGRAHVELNGLELENSETIFILLANTLFHPFVTGFLLAALLAAIMSTISSQLLVSSSSLTEDFYRLFLKKDASEREAVTVGRISTALVAVAAIVIASNPDSGVLALVANAWAGFGAAFGPLIILSLTWKRMTGAGAVAGLVMGAGVVMAWIWLEWNSSFLGGEGVYEIIPGFIAAWLAIWLVSLATAKDGEESPGVRAA from the coding sequence ATGAACATCGCAACAATCGTCGCACTCGCCCTCTATTTCATCCTGATGATCGGCATCGGTCTGTACGCGTGGAAGCGCTCGACCGAGGATAGTGAGGGCTATCTGCTCGGCGGGCGCAATCTTCCGCCTGCCGTTGCCGCCCTGTCTGCCGGTGCATCGGATATGTCAGGCTGGTTGCTGCTGGGCCTTCCCGGCGCGCTATATCTCAGCGGTCTGGTCGAAGCGTGGATCGGCATCGGTCTATTCGTGGGTGCAGTAGTGAACTGGGTCGTGGTCGCGCCGCGCCTGCGTGAGCAGACCGTGCGATACGGCAATGCGCTGACGATTCCGCAATTCCTCGCCAATCGCTTCCCCGATCAGGCGACCGCGCTGCGCGTCGTGTCGGCGATCATCATCGTGGTGTTCTTTGCCGTCTATTCCGCTGCCGGCCTTGTGGGCGGCGGCCTGCTGTTCGAAAGCACTTTCTTCCAAGGCGAGGTGCTGGGAATGAGCCCCTATATGGCAGGCGTCCTGCTCACCGCGCTGGTGGTTCTCGCCTATACGATGGTCGGCGGGTTTCTGGCCGTCAGCCTCACCGATTTCGTGCAGGGTTGCATCATGGTGGTGGCGCTCGTCGTCATGCCGCTGGTGGTTTTGTTCGGCGATGGTGCGGCGGAAAGCGCCGCGGTACTGCGCGAGATCGATCCCGGGTTCCTAAGCCTCGCCAGCGACATGAGCGTGATCGCTTTCCTCAGCCTGATCGCGTGGGGGCTCGGCTACTTTGGGCAGCCACACATTATCGTGCGCTTCATGGCCATTCGCGAGGGCGGCGTGAAAACCGCGCGCAATATCGGCCTTGGCTGGATGCTGGTCGCGCTGGTCGGCGCGGTGGGCGTCGGCGTGCTCGGCCGCGCGCATGTCGAGCTGAACGGGCTGGAGTTGGAGAATTCGGAAACGATCTTCATCCTGCTCGCCAACACACTGTTCCATCCGTTTGTGACCGGCTTCCTGCTGGCGGCATTGCTGGCGGCCATCATGTCGACGATTTCGAGCCAGCTGCTGGTCTCCTCCAGCTCGCTGACCGAAGATTTCTACCGCCTGTTCCTGAAAAAGGATGCGAGCGAGCGCGAGGCCGTGACCGTGGGGCGCATCAGCACCGCGCTGGTCGCCGTGGCCGCAATCGTGATCGCGAGCAATCCGGATAGCGGCGTGCTGGCGCTGGTGGCCAATGCCTGGGCAGGTTTCGGCGCGGCCTTCGGCCCGCTGATCATCCTCTCGCTGACATGGAAACGCATGACCGGCGCTGGCGCTGTTGCGGGTCTGGTAATGGGCGCAGGCGTCGTGATGGCGTGGATTTGGCTTGAATGGAACAGCAGCTTCCTCGGCGGTGAGGGCGTCTACGAGATCATTCCCGGCTTTATCGCAGCATGGCTGGCGATCTGGCTGGTAAGCCTCGCGACGGCCAAGGACGGCGAAGAGAGCCCCGGTGTTCGGGCCGCCTGA
- a CDS encoding NAD(P)H-dependent flavin oxidoreductase, producing the protein MSGPNQGVLDFKARCRIPAIAAPMFLCSGPDLVVETCKAGISGTFPALNQRTSEGFEDWLKEIQDRLGPDDAPYGVNLIVHQSNPRVQADLELCVKYKVPLIITSLGAVPDLVNAVHSYGGLVFHDVIKRRHAEKAVEAGVDGIIAVAAGAGGHAGTFSPFALVSEIREFYDGAIILSGCMTDGGHVLAAEAMGADFGYIGSHFIAAKESMAVDGQKQMMMSSTAQDITYTDKVTGVGANFLTPSLNAASIEHAPGEMSLNEEAKAWKTIWSAGHGVGATKESLPAKVICEQLIAEYDAAKAKICG; encoded by the coding sequence TTGAGCGGCCCCAACCAAGGCGTACTGGACTTCAAGGCGCGGTGTCGCATTCCTGCGATCGCCGCGCCGATGTTCCTGTGCTCGGGCCCCGATCTTGTTGTCGAAACCTGCAAGGCCGGTATTTCCGGCACCTTCCCCGCCCTCAACCAGCGGACCAGCGAAGGGTTCGAGGACTGGCTGAAGGAAATACAGGACCGGCTCGGCCCGGACGATGCGCCCTATGGCGTCAACCTGATCGTCCACCAGTCGAACCCGCGCGTGCAGGCCGATCTTGAGCTTTGCGTGAAATACAAGGTTCCGCTGATCATCACCTCGCTTGGCGCTGTGCCCGATTTGGTGAATGCGGTACATTCCTACGGCGGGCTGGTGTTCCACGATGTGATCAAGCGTCGCCATGCCGAAAAGGCTGTCGAGGCCGGTGTCGATGGCATCATTGCCGTGGCAGCAGGTGCCGGCGGCCATGCCGGCACGTTCAGCCCCTTCGCCCTCGTCAGTGAAATTCGCGAGTTTTACGACGGCGCGATTATCCTGTCGGGCTGCATGACCGATGGCGGACACGTCCTCGCCGCAGAAGCGATGGGCGCGGATTTCGGCTACATCGGCAGCCACTTCATCGCAGCTAAGGAAAGCATGGCGGTCGATGGCCAGAAACAGATGATGATGTCCTCCACCGCGCAGGACATCACCTACACCGACAAGGTGACGGGCGTTGGCGCGAACTTCCTGACGCCGAGCCTCAATGCAGCTAGCATCGAACATGCGCCGGGCGAAATGTCGCTCAATGAAGAAGCCAAAGCCTGGAAGACCATCTGGTCAGCCGGACACGGCGTCGGCGCGACCAAGGAGAGCTTGCCAGCCAAGGTCATCTGTGAGCAATTGATCGCCGAATATGACGCGGCAAAAGCGAAAATCTGCGGCTAA
- a CDS encoding methyltransferase domain-containing protein yields MLEERLQTEELMDDPALPEETYREVLADLARVNRITLAYRPTLAFLDRVIGDRKRLKLLDVGYGQGDMLRAIADWADKRGVKAELVGVDLNARSESAARKATPSHMPITYRTGDYGDLIGAGWDCVVSSLVAHHMTHDELVLFLRFMEAESRLGWFVNDLHRHALSYAGYPVLATLARWHRIVRSDGRTSIARSYRPEEWDAILDEAGVENARVERFFPFRLCVSKIR; encoded by the coding sequence ATGCTTGAAGAACGGCTGCAAACCGAAGAGCTGATGGACGATCCAGCATTGCCTGAGGAAACCTATCGTGAGGTGCTGGCAGACCTTGCCAGGGTCAACCGCATCACCCTTGCCTATCGCCCGACGCTCGCGTTTCTCGACCGTGTCATAGGTGATCGCAAGCGGCTGAAATTGCTCGATGTCGGCTATGGTCAGGGCGACATGCTCCGCGCCATTGCCGATTGGGCCGACAAACGCGGTGTGAAAGCGGAGCTGGTCGGCGTCGATCTCAACGCCCGAAGCGAATCGGCGGCGCGCAAGGCCACACCTTCCCATATGCCAATCACCTATCGCACCGGCGATTACGGCGATCTAATCGGCGCCGGATGGGATTGCGTCGTTTCCAGCCTTGTCGCCCATCACATGACGCATGATGAGCTGGTGCTCTTCCTCCGCTTCATGGAGGCTGAGTCGCGGCTGGGCTGGTTCGTCAACGACCTCCATCGCCATGCGCTCAGCTATGCCGGATATCCTGTGCTGGCGACACTCGCGCGCTGGCACCGCATCGTGCGGTCAGACGGTCGAACATCGATTGCGCGTTCCTACCGACCCGAAGAATGGGATGCGATACTCGATGAAGCGGGCGTCGAGAATGCCCGCGTCGAGCGTTTCTTCCCCTTCCGGCTATGCGTATCGAAAATCCGCTGA
- a CDS encoding bifunctional GNAT family N-acetyltransferase/carbon-nitrogen hydrolase family protein yields the protein MTKARLEVRQAETGDIRRIAALAKRVYEDFVPYTQGEIRGQLNNYPEGCFVAILDDKLVGYCATMRIGGDKALRPHTWDEITGNGYGSRHDAKGDWLYGYEMVVDPKVRGTRIGRRLYEERRFLAEQLELKGIAFGGRMPNFKRSQRRVKDPQEYLDQVIAGKIHDPVLRFQLANGFEPLGILKKYLPEDVKSRGNAVHMVWRNPWVDQEASPQARVPRGVENVRVATCQLQARAVKDFDEFMRQVKYFVDVASDYESDFILFPELFTLMLLSAEDEELSPLESIERLSEYTPRIREALSEMALKYNINIIGGSHPTRMEDGDIHNVAMVCLRDGSIHEQEKIHPTPNEAYWWNIRGGDAVDVIQTDCGPIGVLICYDSEFPELARRLADEGARIIFVPFCTDSRQGYMRVRYCSAARAIENQVYMVMSGNVGNLPNVANMDIQYAQSCILTPCDFPFARDGIAAEATENVETLTISDVNLADLAWARAEGTVRNLADRRFDLYRIEWEHREGATAAEPSGPPPMHQHGPGGG from the coding sequence ATGACCAAAGCACGTCTCGAAGTCCGCCAGGCCGAAACCGGCGATATCCGCCGCATCGCTGCTCTGGCGAAGCGCGTTTATGAGGATTTCGTCCCCTACACGCAGGGTGAAATCCGCGGCCAGCTGAACAATTATCCCGAGGGCTGCTTCGTTGCGATCCTCGATGACAAACTCGTCGGCTATTGCGCCACCATGCGGATCGGCGGCGACAAGGCGCTGCGCCCGCACACGTGGGACGAGATTACCGGCAATGGCTATGGCAGCCGCCATGATGCCAAGGGCGACTGGCTCTACGGCTATGAAATGGTCGTGGACCCGAAAGTCCGCGGCACCCGCATCGGGCGGCGCCTGTATGAGGAACGCCGTTTCCTCGCCGAGCAGCTGGAACTGAAAGGCATCGCTTTCGGCGGGCGTATGCCCAATTTCAAACGGTCCCAGCGCCGGGTGAAGGATCCGCAGGAATATCTCGATCAGGTGATCGCCGGGAAGATTCACGATCCCGTGCTGCGCTTCCAGCTCGCCAATGGGTTTGAGCCGCTGGGCATCCTCAAGAAGTATCTGCCGGAAGATGTGAAGAGCCGCGGCAATGCAGTGCACATGGTATGGCGCAATCCGTGGGTGGACCAGGAAGCAAGCCCGCAAGCGCGGGTCCCTCGCGGGGTCGAGAATGTCCGCGTGGCCACCTGCCAATTGCAGGCGCGCGCGGTCAAAGACTTCGACGAATTCATGCGGCAGGTGAAATATTTCGTCGATGTTGCAAGCGATTACGAGTCAGACTTCATCCTGTTTCCCGAACTCTTCACGCTGATGCTGCTCAGCGCGGAGGACGAAGAGCTCTCACCACTCGAAAGCATCGAGCGCCTCTCCGAATACACGCCGCGCATCCGCGAAGCGCTCAGCGAAATGGCGCTCAAATACAACATCAACATCATCGGCGGGTCGCACCCCACACGGATGGAGGATGGCGATATCCATAATGTCGCTATGGTCTGCCTGCGCGATGGCTCGATCCACGAGCAGGAGAAGATCCACCCGACGCCAAACGAGGCCTATTGGTGGAATATCCGCGGCGGCGATGCGGTGGACGTGATCCAGACCGATTGCGGCCCGATCGGCGTGCTCATCTGTTACGATTCCGAATTTCCCGAACTCGCCCGCCGTCTGGCGGACGAAGGCGCGCGGATCATCTTCGTGCCCTTCTGCACCGATAGCCGCCAGGGCTATATGCGCGTGCGCTACTGCTCAGCCGCACGGGCGATCGAGAACCAGGTCTATATGGTGATGAGCGGCAATGTGGGGAACTTGCCCAATGTCGCGAACATGGACATCCAGTATGCGCAAAGCTGCATCCTGACGCCCTGCGATTTCCCTTTCGCGCGCGATGGTATTGCTGCCGAAGCAACCGAGAATGTGGAGACGCTGACGATCAGCGATGTAAATCTCGCAGACCTCGCCTGGGCACGCGCCGAAGGTACCGTCCGCAATCTCGCAGACCGGCGGTTCGATCTCTATCGTATCGAATGGGAGCACCGTGAGGGAGCCACGGCAGCCGAGCCAAGCGGCCCGCCACCGATGCACCAGCACGGGCCGGGTGGAGGTTAG